GGAAATGACGGCGCATCGCCGCCCGAGAGAAAGCTTCTGGCATCGGGGGCCGAGCTCCTGGATGAGTTTCGGGCCTATGGCAATTTCGTATCTGCGGTTGCCGAGTGGGACATTGACGCTGCGCACGCGGTTCAGAATGCGTTTCGATGCAAGACGTCGCAAGCCCGGATGCGTCGACGTTGCACAGGTTTCCGAATCTGCTGTCGCTGTGCTTCCCAGGGGGCGACGTATGGAACGGGTATACAGGCTGGAAACCTGCGATTCAGCAGACGGTCCACACGGCTAAGAACTCGCGATACGGCAGACTTTCCGGCGTTCCAGGCGCAGCATCGCACAATTGCTCGCGAACTTCAGGCAAGTTCAGTAGGCTCCGGCCGCATGGATTGGCTGAAGCAATGGATCTGGTACAACGGCAACTTCCTGGGCATTGAATGGAGTATTTGGAAAATCGTGGGCTGGCTCGGCAATGCGGTGTTCTTTTCCCGATTCTTCATTCAATGGTACGCCACCGAGCGAAAAAAGCAGGTGGTGGTGCCGTCCGCATTCTGGTGGCTGAGCCTCTCGGGATCGCTGCTCCTCCTCGTTTACTCGCTGCGGCAACGCGATTCAGTCTTCATCTTCGCC
Above is a window of Verrucomicrobiia bacterium DNA encoding:
- a CDS encoding lipid-A-disaccharide synthase N-terminal domain-containing protein, translated to MDWLKQWIWYNGNFLGIEWSIWKIVGWLGNAVFFSRFFIQWYATERKKQVVVPSAFWWLSLSGSLLLLVYSLRQRDSVFIFAYAFTWIPYIRNLMIHHQHKEAHTGCPACGRSCPPTANYCAACGNRLQRDAGIAAAQ